The proteins below are encoded in one region of Conger conger chromosome 17, fConCon1.1, whole genome shotgun sequence:
- the LOC133116568 gene encoding LON peptidase N-terminal domain and RING finger protein 2-like isoform X2, protein METGIQNHTEVFAHEASKRGVVCLCPEMLEVAEEACRAGVYDFTGEIYASQLADFPQLDRGLCLRKADALARCGRIAEALDFYCVAAKRNRLWPDELGHLVESIARSLREKELVVGGEFIYKKSVKSNSFQERGANTNCKSSGGGGIEGFGDVLEDKQSLDLFSCCLCKYLLSEPATLQCGHTFCKRCLEDDSVTECTICKFKLRRKNGQSHSIWLTVNVILCSLLDKWFDSESKARRSWQEGQHLWKKGDLSNALEKYDKAVELVPSDCSLIGQRAELHIEMKNFTQAIQDGDSMCRLRPLWPKAHCTKAAALTAAGLKEEALQEYLLCVALWPEWSSAKLEAQKILSEMFSLVFERDGLLTPLRPHQAPPLSLPLKSSFLLGSLCPTTHSHSLEAGSSQSQGSGVAQCDGISSPGGLDLLKSQSALSILQSSFKDTQTLTSILSGLPAPPSLKRKCPSDPLGCTHPPTKVLKPGVSCVPVQSGVREVPPQSIDSADMECPLCMRLFYEPVATPCGHTFCLKCLERCLDHNPSCPLCKQSLSEYLATRGYQKTVLLEEILQRFLSEELNERKRVHEDELKELKDLNQEVPIFVCTMAFPTIPCPLHVYEPRYRLMIRRSMETGTRRFGMCIADELNQGFADFGCMLEVRDVKLFPDGRSVVDTVGVSRFRVLSHGLRDGYHTAKIQHLEDHKVEGEQLTELVKLQDSVYEQAAAWFSSLKENLKTQILSHFGNLPAKDPDPQGSPDGPAWAWWLVAVLPLESRAQLTILSMTSLKDRLHAVRRVLLFVSRKRLR, encoded by the exons ATGGAGACTGGAATCCAAAACCATACAGAAGTATTCGCACACGAAGCTTCCAAACGCGGAGTTGTGTGTCTATGTCCAGAAATGCTGGAGGTAGCAGAGGAGGCTTGCAGGGCAGGAGTTTACGACTTCACTGGAGAGATATATGCTTCTCAGCTCGCAGATTTCCCTCAGCTGGATCGGGGACTCTGTTTGCGCAAAGCGGACGCGCTTGCTAGATGCGGACGCATTGCCGAAGCTCTAGACTTTTATTGTGTCGCTGCAAAGCGGAACAGACTCTGGCCAGATGAACTTGGACACCTAGTCGAAAGTATTGCGCGCAGTCTACGTGAAAAAGAATTGGTTGTAGGGGGAgagtttatttacaaaaaaagcgTAAAGTCAAACAGTTTTCAGGAGAGAGGGGCCAATACAAATTGCAAATCGAGCGGTGGTGGGGGCATTGAGGGTTTTGGAGATGTGCTTGAGGACAAGCAGTCCTTAGACCTGTTTTCATGTTGCCTTTGCAAGTACTTACTGTCAGAACCCGCTACTTTACAGTGCGGACATACATTCTGCAAACGATGCTTAGAGGATGACAGCGTTACCGAATGCACAATCTGCAAGTTTAAATTGCGAAGAAAGAACGGACAGTCGCATAGCATATGGCTTACAGTAAATGTGATCCTCTGCAGTTTGTTAGACAAATGGTTCGATTCCGAAAGTAAAGCAAGGCGATCCTGGCAAGAGGGACAACACTTGTGGAAGAAGGGGGACCTCTCCAACGCCTTGGAGAAGTATGACAAAGCAGTGGAACTAG TTCCCTCTGACTGCAGCCTGATTGGCCAGCGTGCTGAGCTCCACATCGAAATGAAGAACTTCACTCAGGCCATTCAAGATGGGGACAGCATGTGCCGACTCAGACCCCTGTGGCCCAAG gcccACTGCACGAAGGCTGCAGCCCTGACGGCTGCTGGTCTGAAAGAAGAAGCCCTGCAGGAATACCTCCTCTGTGTGGCCCTGTGGCCTGAGTGGAGCTCCGCCAAGCTGGAGGCCCAGAAG ATCCTGAGTGAGATGTTCTCCTTGGTGTTTGAGAGAGATGGTCTGCTCACTCCACTGCGACCTCACCAGgctcctcccctttctctccccctcaagTCTTCCTTCCTTCTGGGCTCCCTCTGCCCAACTACTCATAGCCACAGCCTGGAGGCTGGTTCCTCCCAG agtcaggggtcaggggtcgccCAATGTGATGGTATCAGTAGCCCAGGTGGGCTGGATCTCCTGAAGTCCCAGTCAGCTCTGAGTATACTACAGTCCTCCTTCAAGGACACCCAGACCCTAACCTCCATCCTCTCTGGGCTGCCTGCTCCCCCAAGCCTGAAGAGGAAATGTCCCAGTGACCCCCTGGGCTGCACTCACCCCCCCACCAAAGTACTTAAACCAG GTGTTTCCTGCGTTCCTGTGCAGTCTGGGGTCCGGGAGGTGCCCCCCCAGTCGATTGACAGCGCTGATATGGAGTGTCCCCTCTGTATGAG GCTGTTCTATGAACCAGTGGCCACGCCCTGTGGACACACCTTCTGTCTTAAGTGCCTGGAGCGATGCCTCGACCACAACCCCAGCTGCCCCCTGTGCAAGCAGAGTCTGTCTGAG TATCTGGCCACGAGGGGATATCAGAAGACAGTATTGCTGGAGGAGATTCTGCAGCGCTTCCTTTCTGAAGAGCTCAATGAGAGGAAGAGGGTCCATGAGGATGAGCTGAAAGAGCTGAAAGA CCTCAACCAGGAGGTGCCCATCTTCGTCTGCACGATGGcgtttcccacaatcccctgcccGCTGCACGTGTACGAGCCGCGGTACCGGCTCATGATCCGCAGGTCCATGGAGACGGGCACCAGGCGCTTTGGGATGTGCATCGCTGATGAGCTCAACCAGGG GTTTGCGGATTTTGGCTGTATGCTGGAGGTCCGGGATGTGAAGCTCTTCCCAGACGGCCGGTCGGTGGTGGACACCGTCGGAGTGTCGCGCTTCCGAGTGCTGAGCCACGGACTGAGGGATGGGTACCACACGGCCAAGATCCAGCACCTGGAGGACCACAAG GTGGAGGGGGAGCAGCTAACGGAGCTGGTGAAGCTACAGGACTCTGTGTACGAGCAGGCAGCAGCCTGGTTCTCCTCCCTCAAAGAGAACCTCAAGACCCAGATCCTCAGCCATTTTGGAAACCTGCCAGCCAAAGACCCCGATCCACAG GGCAGTCCCGATGGGCCGGCGTGGGCCTGGTGGCTCGTGGCCGTGCTCCCCCTGGAGAGCCGCGCCCAGCTCACCATCCTGTCCATGACCTCCCTGAAGGACCGCCTCCACGCCGTCCGCCGCGTCCTCCTCTTCGTGTCCCGCAAGCGACTGCGGTGA
- the LOC133116568 gene encoding LON peptidase N-terminal domain and RING finger protein 2-like isoform X3, which produces METGIQNHTEVFAHEASKRGVVCLCPEMLEVAEEACRAGVYDFTGEIYASQLADFPQLDRGLCLRKADALARCGRIAEALDFYCVAAKRNRLWPDELGHLVESIARSLREKELVVGGEFIYKKSVKSNSFQERGANTNCKSSGGGGIEGFGDVLEDKQSLDLFSCCLCKYLLSEPATLQCGHTFCKRCLEDDSVTECTICKFKLRRKNGQSHSIWLTVNVILCSLLDKWFDSESKARRSWQEGQHLWKKGDLSNALEKYDKAVELVPSDCSLIGQRAELHIEMKNFTQAIQDGDSMCRLRPLWPKAHCTKAAALTAAGLKEEALQEYLLCVALWPEWSSAKLEAQKSQGSGVAQCDGISSPGGLDLLKSQSALSILQSSFKDTQTLTSILSGLPAPPSLKRKCPSDPLGCTHPPTKVLKPGVSCVPVQSGVREVPPQSIDSADMECPLCMRLFYEPVATPCGHTFCLKCLERCLDHNPSCPLCKQSLSEYLATRGYQKTVLLEEILQRFLSEELNERKRVHEDELKELKDLNQEVPIFVCTMAFPTIPCPLHVYEPRYRLMIRRSMETGTRRFGMCIADELNQGFADFGCMLEVRDVKLFPDGRSVVDTVGVSRFRVLSHGLRDGYHTAKIQHLEDHKVEGEQLTELVKLQDSVYEQAAAWFSSLKENLKTQILSHFGNLPAKDPDPQSRWAGVGLVARGRAPPGEPRPAHHPVHDLPEGPPPRRPPRPPLRVPQATAVTSSLQGANRTAALPDLSSRLQKRT; this is translated from the exons ATGGAGACTGGAATCCAAAACCATACAGAAGTATTCGCACACGAAGCTTCCAAACGCGGAGTTGTGTGTCTATGTCCAGAAATGCTGGAGGTAGCAGAGGAGGCTTGCAGGGCAGGAGTTTACGACTTCACTGGAGAGATATATGCTTCTCAGCTCGCAGATTTCCCTCAGCTGGATCGGGGACTCTGTTTGCGCAAAGCGGACGCGCTTGCTAGATGCGGACGCATTGCCGAAGCTCTAGACTTTTATTGTGTCGCTGCAAAGCGGAACAGACTCTGGCCAGATGAACTTGGACACCTAGTCGAAAGTATTGCGCGCAGTCTACGTGAAAAAGAATTGGTTGTAGGGGGAgagtttatttacaaaaaaagcgTAAAGTCAAACAGTTTTCAGGAGAGAGGGGCCAATACAAATTGCAAATCGAGCGGTGGTGGGGGCATTGAGGGTTTTGGAGATGTGCTTGAGGACAAGCAGTCCTTAGACCTGTTTTCATGTTGCCTTTGCAAGTACTTACTGTCAGAACCCGCTACTTTACAGTGCGGACATACATTCTGCAAACGATGCTTAGAGGATGACAGCGTTACCGAATGCACAATCTGCAAGTTTAAATTGCGAAGAAAGAACGGACAGTCGCATAGCATATGGCTTACAGTAAATGTGATCCTCTGCAGTTTGTTAGACAAATGGTTCGATTCCGAAAGTAAAGCAAGGCGATCCTGGCAAGAGGGACAACACTTGTGGAAGAAGGGGGACCTCTCCAACGCCTTGGAGAAGTATGACAAAGCAGTGGAACTAG TTCCCTCTGACTGCAGCCTGATTGGCCAGCGTGCTGAGCTCCACATCGAAATGAAGAACTTCACTCAGGCCATTCAAGATGGGGACAGCATGTGCCGACTCAGACCCCTGTGGCCCAAG gcccACTGCACGAAGGCTGCAGCCCTGACGGCTGCTGGTCTGAAAGAAGAAGCCCTGCAGGAATACCTCCTCTGTGTGGCCCTGTGGCCTGAGTGGAGCTCCGCCAAGCTGGAGGCCCAGAAG agtcaggggtcaggggtcgccCAATGTGATGGTATCAGTAGCCCAGGTGGGCTGGATCTCCTGAAGTCCCAGTCAGCTCTGAGTATACTACAGTCCTCCTTCAAGGACACCCAGACCCTAACCTCCATCCTCTCTGGGCTGCCTGCTCCCCCAAGCCTGAAGAGGAAATGTCCCAGTGACCCCCTGGGCTGCACTCACCCCCCCACCAAAGTACTTAAACCAG GTGTTTCCTGCGTTCCTGTGCAGTCTGGGGTCCGGGAGGTGCCCCCCCAGTCGATTGACAGCGCTGATATGGAGTGTCCCCTCTGTATGAG GCTGTTCTATGAACCAGTGGCCACGCCCTGTGGACACACCTTCTGTCTTAAGTGCCTGGAGCGATGCCTCGACCACAACCCCAGCTGCCCCCTGTGCAAGCAGAGTCTGTCTGAG TATCTGGCCACGAGGGGATATCAGAAGACAGTATTGCTGGAGGAGATTCTGCAGCGCTTCCTTTCTGAAGAGCTCAATGAGAGGAAGAGGGTCCATGAGGATGAGCTGAAAGAGCTGAAAGA CCTCAACCAGGAGGTGCCCATCTTCGTCTGCACGATGGcgtttcccacaatcccctgcccGCTGCACGTGTACGAGCCGCGGTACCGGCTCATGATCCGCAGGTCCATGGAGACGGGCACCAGGCGCTTTGGGATGTGCATCGCTGATGAGCTCAACCAGGG GTTTGCGGATTTTGGCTGTATGCTGGAGGTCCGGGATGTGAAGCTCTTCCCAGACGGCCGGTCGGTGGTGGACACCGTCGGAGTGTCGCGCTTCCGAGTGCTGAGCCACGGACTGAGGGATGGGTACCACACGGCCAAGATCCAGCACCTGGAGGACCACAAG GTGGAGGGGGAGCAGCTAACGGAGCTGGTGAAGCTACAGGACTCTGTGTACGAGCAGGCAGCAGCCTGGTTCTCCTCCCTCAAAGAGAACCTCAAGACCCAGATCCTCAGCCATTTTGGAAACCTGCCAGCCAAAGACCCCGATCCACAG TCCCGATGGGCCGGCGTGGGCCTGGTGGCTCGTGGCCGTGCTCCCCCTGGAGAGCCGCGCCCAGCTCACCATCCTGTCCATGACCTCCCTGAAGGACCGCCTCCACGCCGTCCGCCGCGTCCTCCTCTTCGTGTCCCGCAAGCGACTGCGGTGACGTCCTCTCTCCAGGGGGCGAACCGAACTGCCGCCCTGCCTGATCTCAGCAGCCGCTTGCAGAAGCGGACGTGA
- the LOC133116568 gene encoding LON peptidase N-terminal domain and RING finger protein 2-like isoform X1 has translation METGIQNHTEVFAHEASKRGVVCLCPEMLEVAEEACRAGVYDFTGEIYASQLADFPQLDRGLCLRKADALARCGRIAEALDFYCVAAKRNRLWPDELGHLVESIARSLREKELVVGGEFIYKKSVKSNSFQERGANTNCKSSGGGGIEGFGDVLEDKQSLDLFSCCLCKYLLSEPATLQCGHTFCKRCLEDDSVTECTICKFKLRRKNGQSHSIWLTVNVILCSLLDKWFDSESKARRSWQEGQHLWKKGDLSNALEKYDKAVELVPSDCSLIGQRAELHIEMKNFTQAIQDGDSMCRLRPLWPKAHCTKAAALTAAGLKEEALQEYLLCVALWPEWSSAKLEAQKILSEMFSLVFERDGLLTPLRPHQAPPLSLPLKSSFLLGSLCPTTHSHSLEAGSSQSQGSGVAQCDGISSPGGLDLLKSQSALSILQSSFKDTQTLTSILSGLPAPPSLKRKCPSDPLGCTHPPTKVLKPGVSCVPVQSGVREVPPQSIDSADMECPLCMRLFYEPVATPCGHTFCLKCLERCLDHNPSCPLCKQSLSEYLATRGYQKTVLLEEILQRFLSEELNERKRVHEDELKELKDLNQEVPIFVCTMAFPTIPCPLHVYEPRYRLMIRRSMETGTRRFGMCIADELNQGFADFGCMLEVRDVKLFPDGRSVVDTVGVSRFRVLSHGLRDGYHTAKIQHLEDHKVEGEQLTELVKLQDSVYEQAAAWFSSLKENLKTQILSHFGNLPAKDPDPQSRWAGVGLVARGRAPPGEPRPAHHPVHDLPEGPPPRRPPRPPLRVPQATAVTSSLQGANRTAALPDLSSRLQKRT, from the exons ATGGAGACTGGAATCCAAAACCATACAGAAGTATTCGCACACGAAGCTTCCAAACGCGGAGTTGTGTGTCTATGTCCAGAAATGCTGGAGGTAGCAGAGGAGGCTTGCAGGGCAGGAGTTTACGACTTCACTGGAGAGATATATGCTTCTCAGCTCGCAGATTTCCCTCAGCTGGATCGGGGACTCTGTTTGCGCAAAGCGGACGCGCTTGCTAGATGCGGACGCATTGCCGAAGCTCTAGACTTTTATTGTGTCGCTGCAAAGCGGAACAGACTCTGGCCAGATGAACTTGGACACCTAGTCGAAAGTATTGCGCGCAGTCTACGTGAAAAAGAATTGGTTGTAGGGGGAgagtttatttacaaaaaaagcgTAAAGTCAAACAGTTTTCAGGAGAGAGGGGCCAATACAAATTGCAAATCGAGCGGTGGTGGGGGCATTGAGGGTTTTGGAGATGTGCTTGAGGACAAGCAGTCCTTAGACCTGTTTTCATGTTGCCTTTGCAAGTACTTACTGTCAGAACCCGCTACTTTACAGTGCGGACATACATTCTGCAAACGATGCTTAGAGGATGACAGCGTTACCGAATGCACAATCTGCAAGTTTAAATTGCGAAGAAAGAACGGACAGTCGCATAGCATATGGCTTACAGTAAATGTGATCCTCTGCAGTTTGTTAGACAAATGGTTCGATTCCGAAAGTAAAGCAAGGCGATCCTGGCAAGAGGGACAACACTTGTGGAAGAAGGGGGACCTCTCCAACGCCTTGGAGAAGTATGACAAAGCAGTGGAACTAG TTCCCTCTGACTGCAGCCTGATTGGCCAGCGTGCTGAGCTCCACATCGAAATGAAGAACTTCACTCAGGCCATTCAAGATGGGGACAGCATGTGCCGACTCAGACCCCTGTGGCCCAAG gcccACTGCACGAAGGCTGCAGCCCTGACGGCTGCTGGTCTGAAAGAAGAAGCCCTGCAGGAATACCTCCTCTGTGTGGCCCTGTGGCCTGAGTGGAGCTCCGCCAAGCTGGAGGCCCAGAAG ATCCTGAGTGAGATGTTCTCCTTGGTGTTTGAGAGAGATGGTCTGCTCACTCCACTGCGACCTCACCAGgctcctcccctttctctccccctcaagTCTTCCTTCCTTCTGGGCTCCCTCTGCCCAACTACTCATAGCCACAGCCTGGAGGCTGGTTCCTCCCAG agtcaggggtcaggggtcgccCAATGTGATGGTATCAGTAGCCCAGGTGGGCTGGATCTCCTGAAGTCCCAGTCAGCTCTGAGTATACTACAGTCCTCCTTCAAGGACACCCAGACCCTAACCTCCATCCTCTCTGGGCTGCCTGCTCCCCCAAGCCTGAAGAGGAAATGTCCCAGTGACCCCCTGGGCTGCACTCACCCCCCCACCAAAGTACTTAAACCAG GTGTTTCCTGCGTTCCTGTGCAGTCTGGGGTCCGGGAGGTGCCCCCCCAGTCGATTGACAGCGCTGATATGGAGTGTCCCCTCTGTATGAG GCTGTTCTATGAACCAGTGGCCACGCCCTGTGGACACACCTTCTGTCTTAAGTGCCTGGAGCGATGCCTCGACCACAACCCCAGCTGCCCCCTGTGCAAGCAGAGTCTGTCTGAG TATCTGGCCACGAGGGGATATCAGAAGACAGTATTGCTGGAGGAGATTCTGCAGCGCTTCCTTTCTGAAGAGCTCAATGAGAGGAAGAGGGTCCATGAGGATGAGCTGAAAGAGCTGAAAGA CCTCAACCAGGAGGTGCCCATCTTCGTCTGCACGATGGcgtttcccacaatcccctgcccGCTGCACGTGTACGAGCCGCGGTACCGGCTCATGATCCGCAGGTCCATGGAGACGGGCACCAGGCGCTTTGGGATGTGCATCGCTGATGAGCTCAACCAGGG GTTTGCGGATTTTGGCTGTATGCTGGAGGTCCGGGATGTGAAGCTCTTCCCAGACGGCCGGTCGGTGGTGGACACCGTCGGAGTGTCGCGCTTCCGAGTGCTGAGCCACGGACTGAGGGATGGGTACCACACGGCCAAGATCCAGCACCTGGAGGACCACAAG GTGGAGGGGGAGCAGCTAACGGAGCTGGTGAAGCTACAGGACTCTGTGTACGAGCAGGCAGCAGCCTGGTTCTCCTCCCTCAAAGAGAACCTCAAGACCCAGATCCTCAGCCATTTTGGAAACCTGCCAGCCAAAGACCCCGATCCACAG TCCCGATGGGCCGGCGTGGGCCTGGTGGCTCGTGGCCGTGCTCCCCCTGGAGAGCCGCGCCCAGCTCACCATCCTGTCCATGACCTCCCTGAAGGACCGCCTCCACGCCGTCCGCCGCGTCCTCCTCTTCGTGTCCCGCAAGCGACTGCGGTGACGTCCTCTCTCCAGGGGGCGAACCGAACTGCCGCCCTGCCTGATCTCAGCAGCCGCTTGCAGAAGCGGACGTGA